From the genome of Candidatus Methylopumilus turicensis, one region includes:
- a CDS encoding DUF4390 domain-containing protein: protein MRYYRSTKRLYAHVCLVIIALTLAFSQLANAAGSAIHIKSAELLPVEEAYTLIADFDISFSSVIEDALNKGVPLTFLVEFQLSSPRRYWFDDEIVTQTQYLTISYHALSRQYLVNRNNHQQSFANLQQAKDEFSKIKPWPVVDKKLLKKGDAYVAAIKVRLDQTKLPKPLQVEAIGSDDWNIASERYRWTPVFAF from the coding sequence ATGCGTTACTACAGAAGCACTAAGCGTCTTTACGCACATGTTTGCCTCGTCATTATTGCGTTAACATTGGCTTTTAGCCAGTTAGCGAATGCGGCAGGTAGCGCCATTCATATTAAAAGTGCAGAGTTGCTTCCAGTCGAAGAAGCCTACACATTGATTGCTGATTTTGATATCAGTTTTAGTTCCGTCATTGAAGACGCGTTAAATAAAGGCGTACCACTTACATTTCTCGTTGAGTTTCAATTAAGCTCACCTCGTCGTTATTGGTTTGATGATGAAATTGTTACTCAAACGCAGTATTTGACGATAAGTTATCACGCACTTTCACGACAATATTTAGTCAATCGCAACAATCATCAACAATCATTTGCAAACCTGCAACAAGCCAAAGACGAGTTTTCAAAAATTAAACCATGGCCAGTTGTGGATAAAAAATTACTCAAAAAAGGGGACGCATATGTTGCCGCGATAAAAGTGCGTCTCGATCAAACAAAGCTACCCAAACCTTTACAAGTGGAAGCGATTGGTTCTGATGATTGGAATATAGCGTCAGAACGATATCGCTGGACACCTGTATTCGCTTTTTAA
- a CDS encoding sigma-54-dependent transcriptional regulator translates to MTTRQVLVVDDEIGIRELLRDILQDEGYQVQLAENAAEAREYRQHTRPDVVLLDIWMPDCDGITLLKEWGTGGMLTMPVVMMSGHGTIDTAVEATRIGAFDFLEKPIALQKLLKTVNAALKHSEQLPRSDMSLLNLGKSVVINELRQRLEQVMMSKAPLLLIGEKGSGAELCAKFLHQANTPWMELLESQRLADAPLDVLEQLREGVLFIPEVADLDKTQQKGLLVLLAKAEKYGTRVVCGTSKPLPDLVTEGMFDNGLLQTLSVSTLRIPSLADHREDIPDLARALAFLLVETTASPYREFETAALNMLRNADWPGNLSQLDSVIRNLMQSSLGEKITLDDVHRVMEQFSPLQSALMEPASKEGSGLPIDFDLPLREARDEFERLYFEYHIQKSEKNMTRVAEAVELERTHLYRKLKQLGIKTK, encoded by the coding sequence ATGACCACGAGACAAGTCCTAGTGGTGGACGATGAAATCGGCATTCGTGAACTATTAAGAGATATCTTGCAAGACGAAGGCTATCAAGTACAACTCGCAGAGAATGCAGCTGAAGCCAGAGAATATCGCCAACACACCCGTCCAGATGTTGTTCTTCTCGATATTTGGATGCCAGATTGCGATGGTATTACGCTCTTAAAAGAATGGGGCACTGGCGGTATGTTGACCATGCCAGTGGTCATGATGTCTGGACATGGCACGATTGATACCGCTGTTGAAGCTACGCGGATTGGTGCTTTTGATTTTCTTGAAAAACCAATCGCGCTTCAAAAGCTACTCAAGACAGTGAACGCTGCCCTAAAACATAGTGAGCAACTTCCAAGATCTGATATGAGTTTGCTTAATCTTGGCAAAAGTGTCGTGATTAATGAGCTGCGTCAGCGACTAGAGCAAGTCATGATGAGCAAAGCACCGCTATTGCTTATTGGTGAAAAAGGAAGTGGAGCTGAACTTTGCGCGAAATTTTTACATCAGGCCAACACCCCATGGATGGAACTCCTCGAATCTCAACGACTTGCAGATGCGCCACTCGATGTCTTGGAGCAGCTACGTGAAGGAGTTTTATTTATTCCCGAGGTAGCTGATTTAGATAAGACCCAGCAAAAAGGCTTGTTGGTGCTGCTGGCAAAAGCGGAAAAATATGGAACGCGTGTGGTATGTGGCACATCCAAACCTCTCCCTGATCTTGTCACAGAAGGAATGTTTGATAACGGCTTATTACAGACCTTGTCCGTCAGCACCTTACGAATTCCAAGTCTCGCAGACCACAGAGAAGATATCCCTGATTTAGCCCGTGCCTTAGCATTTCTGTTGGTCGAAACCACAGCATCTCCTTACCGAGAGTTTGAGACAGCCGCGCTCAATATGCTGAGAAACGCCGATTGGCCCGGTAATCTCTCGCAACTCGATAGCGTAATTCGTAATTTGATGCAATCAAGTTTAGGGGAGAAAATCACATTAGACGATGTGCATCGTGTGATGGAGCAATTCTCACCACTGCAGTCCGCGTTGATGGAGCCGGCATCTAAAGAAGGTAGCGGCTTGCCTATTGATTTTGATTTGCCATTACGAGAAGCACGCGATGAATTTGAGCGATTATATTTTGAGTATCATATTCAAAAATCAGAGAAGAACATGACTCGTGTAGCTGAAGCGGTTGAGCTTGAGCGCACCCATTTGTATCGCAAGCTCAAGCAATTAGGCATTAAAACGAAGTAA
- a CDS encoding methyltransferase, translating into MLISWVEGGATLSARWQSEAGVAAPQRVIIADDTINADTAYRLACEGTAMLWRGDFHNARQLLQAMARRCDQKKSPKKINQESATIDLKQAFNLHRVAQAQRARVLGMLLIEVGENFQVRLKRAPDFQQACSEAYGEFTSPFVASLRELQGLVGAHEWRKKGVPIEALGASIHPHYGVFSPIRGEYLALLANAPLPSRELAFDIGTGTGVIAALLAKRGVKKIIATDQDPRALTCAKENITRLGYQQQVSVKQADMFPEGKAPLIVCNPPWLPAKPSSPIEYAVYDPNSRMLMAFLNGLKNHLTPEGEGWLIMSNFAENLGLRTKDEFQNAIAHAGLVVEEKIDITPKHGKVMDQTDRLHQARKAEITSLWRLKAN; encoded by the coding sequence ATGTTGATTAGTTGGGTAGAAGGCGGCGCCACGCTCAGTGCACGCTGGCAATCCGAAGCTGGTGTTGCCGCGCCTCAGCGGGTCATTATTGCTGATGACACCATTAACGCTGACACAGCCTATAGGCTAGCTTGTGAAGGCACAGCGATGTTGTGGCGTGGTGACTTTCACAATGCGCGCCAACTCCTACAAGCAATGGCGAGACGCTGTGACCAAAAAAAATCACCAAAAAAAATCAACCAAGAATCTGCAACAATAGACCTTAAGCAAGCCTTTAATTTACATCGTGTTGCGCAAGCACAGCGCGCAAGAGTATTAGGGATGCTGCTGATCGAAGTCGGAGAAAACTTTCAAGTACGCCTGAAGAGAGCACCAGATTTTCAGCAAGCTTGCTCGGAAGCCTATGGCGAATTTACCAGCCCATTTGTAGCTTCATTACGCGAGCTACAAGGCTTGGTTGGTGCACATGAATGGCGTAAAAAAGGCGTGCCGATTGAAGCCTTAGGTGCCAGCATTCATCCACATTACGGTGTATTTTCGCCGATCCGCGGCGAGTATTTAGCATTGCTCGCCAATGCACCGTTACCGAGTCGAGAGCTCGCCTTTGATATTGGGACAGGAACAGGCGTGATTGCCGCGCTGCTTGCTAAACGTGGTGTCAAAAAGATTATCGCCACTGACCAAGATCCGCGTGCCTTAACTTGTGCTAAAGAAAACATCACCCGCTTAGGTTATCAACAACAGGTTTCAGTCAAACAAGCTGACATGTTTCCTGAAGGTAAAGCACCCTTGATTGTATGCAACCCGCCATGGTTACCAGCCAAGCCAAGCTCACCGATTGAGTATGCAGTTTACGATCCAAATAGCCGTATGTTGATGGCATTTCTAAATGGGCTAAAAAATCACCTGACGCCAGAGGGTGAAGGCTGGCTGATTATGTCTAACTTTGCTGAAAACTTAGGCCTAAGGACCAAAGATGAATTCCAAAACGCAATTGCTCACGCTGGTTTAGTCGTTGAAGAAAAAATAGATATTACGCCAAAGCATGGCAAGGTCATGGATCAGACAGATAGATTGCACCAGGCGAGAAAAGCTGAAATTACTTCACTTTGGCGATTAAAAGCCAATTAG
- the fmt gene encoding methionyl-tRNA formyltransferase codes for MKPLKIIFAGTPDFAVPALAALIKAGHDVVLVLTQPDRPSGRGMKLKASPVKELALQHAIAVFQPETLKDVDAQARIEAVKADVMIVAAYGLIIPTNVLQMPRLGCYNIHASLLPRWRGAAPIHRALLAGDAETGVTIMEVVPALDAGAMVSKGVLPISERDTSQSLHDDLAHMGADLMVDAMQQLAETGNLPATIQDESLVTYAAKLQKAEASIDWTQSADLISRQVRAFNPFPVAHAILNGEVCRIWMATQSDVVSHVKPGTILDVGTNIQVACGQGALIVEELQLPGGKRLKAKDFIAGQNLKVGQHFE; via the coding sequence ATGAAGCCACTCAAGATTATTTTCGCAGGGACGCCGGATTTTGCTGTCCCAGCTTTAGCGGCGCTTATTAAAGCTGGACATGATGTAGTGCTAGTGCTTACTCAGCCAGACCGCCCTTCTGGGCGAGGGATGAAGCTGAAGGCTAGTCCTGTTAAAGAACTCGCTTTGCAACACGCAATAGCGGTTTTTCAGCCTGAAACATTGAAAGATGTTGATGCGCAAGCGCGGATTGAGGCGGTGAAAGCGGATGTGATGATTGTCGCTGCTTATGGCTTAATTATCCCAACTAACGTTTTGCAAATGCCGCGATTGGGTTGCTATAACATTCATGCTTCATTATTGCCACGTTGGCGTGGTGCCGCACCAATTCATCGCGCCTTGTTAGCAGGCGATGCTGAAACGGGGGTTACCATTATGGAAGTAGTGCCAGCACTTGATGCCGGCGCCATGGTTTCTAAAGGTGTGCTGCCCATTAGCGAACGCGATACTTCTCAATCTTTGCATGATGACCTTGCCCATATGGGAGCAGATTTAATGGTCGATGCTATGCAACAGCTTGCTGAAACTGGCAATTTGCCAGCGACAATTCAAGATGAGTCTTTAGTGACTTATGCGGCCAAATTGCAAAAAGCGGAGGCGAGCATTGATTGGACTCAATCTGCCGATTTAATTTCACGGCAAGTGCGTGCATTTAATCCGTTTCCTGTTGCCCATGCCATATTGAATGGTGAGGTTTGTCGTATTTGGATGGCGACACAATCTGATGTTGTTAGTCATGTAAAACCTGGCACTATTTTGGATGTTGGCACCAATATTCAAGTTGCTTGTGGGCAAGGCGCGCTCATTGTTGAGGAGTTGCAACTTCCTGGCGGGAAACGATTGAAAGCTAAAGATTTTATTGCTGGGCAGAACCTGAAAGTGGGACAACATTTTGAGTAA
- the rsmB gene encoding 16S rRNA (cytosine(967)-C(5))-methyltransferase RsmB translates to MHISQQIAAEAIGQVFAGRNLGVVLDGLFSRYSNITPQQRAVAQDLSYGTLRFYGAIQSLLDQLLQKPLDDARLQCLLLVAVYQLQYDKAASHTVVDQAVKAASQSKKTWAKGLVNGVLRNFLRQQAELLTNIQDDEFAKYSYPAWWITKLRYQYPNNWQEMLEAGNQHPPMILRVNQRQISSADFIAKLSAEGIASQALGANAVMLEKPIPVDLIPGFADGEASVQDYAAQVAGYALDLQSGQRVLDACCAPGGKTGQILELADVDLVAVDNDETRIARTQSNLERLKLKATLLVGDAGKSADWWDGKPFDRILADVPCTASGIVRRHVDIKWLRREADIASFTRQQAQILPSLWQLLAKGGKLLYVTCSVFQEENQRQIDSFLKLHADAEQLPLNEPISGLTLNDGQLKPGAQHDGLFYALLQKH, encoded by the coding sequence GTGCATATCTCACAACAAATTGCCGCAGAGGCAATTGGACAAGTTTTTGCGGGCCGCAATTTAGGCGTCGTACTAGACGGCTTATTTTCTAGATATTCAAATATCACACCTCAGCAACGTGCAGTTGCTCAAGATTTGAGTTATGGCACTTTGCGGTTCTACGGTGCAATACAGTCTTTGTTGGATCAGCTTTTGCAAAAACCGTTGGATGACGCACGTTTACAGTGCTTGTTGTTGGTTGCAGTCTATCAGCTGCAATACGACAAAGCGGCTTCGCATACGGTGGTCGATCAAGCGGTCAAGGCTGCTTCGCAGTCTAAAAAAACGTGGGCAAAAGGTTTGGTCAATGGCGTGTTACGTAACTTTCTACGTCAACAAGCCGAATTGTTGACGAATATTCAAGATGACGAATTCGCGAAATACTCTTACCCAGCTTGGTGGATTACTAAGCTGAGATACCAATATCCAAACAATTGGCAGGAAATGCTGGAAGCTGGAAATCAGCATCCGCCGATGATATTACGTGTCAATCAGCGACAAATTTCATCTGCTGATTTTATCGCCAAACTCAGTGCGGAAGGGATTGCCTCCCAAGCGCTTGGTGCGAATGCAGTAATGTTGGAAAAGCCTATTCCTGTTGATCTTATCCCAGGCTTTGCAGATGGCGAAGCTTCGGTACAGGATTACGCAGCACAAGTCGCTGGTTATGCGCTGGATTTACAAAGTGGGCAACGTGTTTTAGATGCTTGTTGCGCTCCAGGGGGTAAAACAGGCCAAATTTTAGAGTTGGCAGATGTCGATTTAGTCGCAGTGGATAATGATGAAACGCGTATCGCACGGACTCAAAGTAATCTTGAGCGTTTAAAACTGAAAGCGACTTTGCTGGTTGGGGATGCAGGCAAGTCAGCAGACTGGTGGGATGGCAAGCCATTCGATCGTATTTTGGCGGATGTCCCGTGTACGGCTTCAGGCATTGTGCGACGTCATGTGGATATTAAATGGTTACGTCGCGAGGCCGATATTGCTTCATTCACTAGACAGCAAGCGCAGATATTGCCATCTTTGTGGCAGCTATTAGCAAAGGGTGGTAAATTGCTTTACGTGACTTGCTCAGTGTTTCAAGAAGAAAATCAGCGGCAAATTGATAGTTTTTTGAAGTTGCATGCAGATGCGGAGCAATTGCCTTTAAATGAACCAATTTCAGGCTTGACTTTAAACGATGGACAACTAAAACCGGGTGCCCAGCATGATGGTTTATTTTATGCGTTACTACAGAAGCACTAA
- a CDS encoding LysM peptidoglycan-binding domain-containing protein — translation MIELQDNHSDRYVVTEGDTSWGISAKFLKDPWRWPHLWEINKPSINSKRIKLPNERIGLLIVLSAFERISYA, via the coding sequence ATGATTGAACTTCAAGATAACCACTCAGATCGCTATGTCGTCACTGAAGGTGACACCTCATGGGGAATTTCTGCTAAGTTTCTCAAGGATCCATGGCGATGGCCGCATTTATGGGAAATTAATAAACCATCGATCAACTCAAAACGCATTAAACTACCCAATGAGCGGATAGGCTTGTTGATTGTGTTAAGTGCGTTTGAACGTATTTCTTACGCATAA
- a CDS encoding sensor histidine kinase translates to MRYIVFITALLGAGLLYLLSHASGNGNVSGADYTMLLGLNIGLASALLLLIAYQLSLLFKQMRARVIGSRLNLRLLGAFALMAITPGVLVYGVSVNFLTHSIESWFNVKVEAALEGGVKLGQSSLDAMLADLKQKGDGMALNLAFQPTNAQLTVLNDLREKSGVQDAVLLTMQGKILAFSSSDATSFLPDTPSLEQLRQARQKDFGIIEPIAGKGLYLRALVPVNMNDIGGETRILQLLQPVPSQLSNTAEAVQNVYQDYQELSLSRESLKQVFSLTLTLVLMLAMLTAVSVAFVLSRRLSSPLGVLAEGTRAIARGDYETVLPVHGNDELGILVQSFNSMSKQLGEAKQAAEANRASVEAARGYLETILAHLSSGVLALNDKGELRTYNATASNILGVVLGHFSGQPFTKLGQAFPNLAALTDTILQNASESKTNDWQAEMEIVTTQGQRTLLLRGTRLPYSADSGYLVVFDDITMMAQAQRDAAWGEVARRLAHEIKNPLTPIQLSAERIEHKLSAKLDVADSEMLKRATGTIVAQVDALKTMVNEFSEYARAPVLNLSQLDLNQLVRDVLDLYELTGVTLKVNLAKQTLDVLGDNTMLRQVLHNLLQNAQDALEGVDAPTIEVTTSKLVDHVQLTVMDNGAGFPIEIMSRAFEPYMTTKHHGTGLGLAIVKKIVEEHQGTINIENRKGASHQDSGAIVIVTLPLQQLASKKPSINGKKAD, encoded by the coding sequence ATGCGATATATCGTTTTTATTACTGCTTTGCTCGGTGCAGGCCTGCTCTATCTGCTCTCGCATGCGAGTGGAAATGGCAATGTTTCCGGCGCAGATTACACGATGTTGCTTGGCCTTAATATTGGTCTTGCTTCGGCCTTGCTGTTGCTGATCGCATACCAGTTATCGTTACTTTTCAAGCAGATGCGAGCAAGAGTAATCGGCAGTCGCCTGAATTTACGACTGTTAGGAGCATTTGCATTGATGGCGATTACGCCAGGCGTTCTTGTTTATGGGGTGTCGGTCAATTTTCTTACGCATTCGATTGAATCGTGGTTTAACGTCAAGGTTGAAGCCGCCCTTGAAGGGGGTGTAAAGCTTGGTCAGAGCTCATTAGATGCGATGTTGGCAGACCTCAAGCAAAAGGGTGATGGAATGGCGCTAAATCTTGCTTTCCAGCCGACCAACGCGCAGCTAACCGTGCTAAATGACTTGCGTGAAAAAAGTGGCGTGCAAGATGCCGTTTTGCTGACGATGCAAGGCAAAATTTTAGCCTTTTCTAGTAGTGACGCCACCAGCTTCTTGCCCGATACGCCAAGTTTAGAGCAGCTTAGACAAGCACGCCAAAAAGATTTTGGCATTATTGAGCCTATCGCGGGCAAGGGCTTATATTTGCGTGCGTTAGTACCAGTCAATATGAATGATATTGGGGGGGAAACTCGGATTTTACAATTACTCCAGCCAGTTCCGAGTCAACTCTCGAATACAGCTGAAGCCGTCCAAAACGTTTATCAAGATTATCAAGAGCTGTCATTAAGTCGCGAGTCACTTAAACAGGTATTTTCTCTCACACTTACTTTAGTGTTAATGCTAGCCATGCTAACCGCTGTCTCGGTTGCTTTCGTATTGAGCCGTCGCTTATCATCGCCGCTTGGTGTTCTGGCCGAAGGGACTAGGGCGATTGCGCGGGGCGATTATGAGACCGTACTCCCTGTACACGGCAACGATGAATTGGGTATTTTAGTTCAATCTTTTAATAGTATGAGTAAACAGCTTGGTGAGGCAAAACAAGCTGCAGAAGCCAATCGCGCAAGCGTGGAAGCGGCAAGAGGTTATTTAGAAACGATCTTAGCGCATTTGTCATCTGGTGTTTTGGCTTTGAACGACAAAGGTGAATTGCGGACTTATAACGCAACTGCGTCAAATATATTAGGGGTTGTGTTAGGACATTTTTCCGGACAGCCCTTCACTAAACTCGGGCAGGCATTTCCTAATTTAGCCGCGCTGACCGATACCATTCTTCAAAATGCGAGCGAATCAAAAACGAATGACTGGCAAGCAGAAATGGAGATTGTGACCACACAAGGTCAGCGCACGCTTCTCCTTCGGGGAACGCGACTGCCTTATAGTGCCGATAGTGGTTATTTAGTCGTATTTGATGACATCACAATGATGGCACAAGCTCAGCGCGATGCTGCATGGGGTGAGGTAGCAAGACGCTTGGCCCATGAAATCAAAAATCCACTGACGCCTATTCAACTTTCAGCTGAGCGAATTGAACATAAGCTTTCAGCTAAGCTAGACGTCGCAGACAGTGAGATGTTGAAGCGAGCGACAGGCACGATTGTTGCCCAGGTGGATGCATTAAAAACGATGGTGAATGAATTCAGTGAGTACGCTCGAGCGCCAGTGCTTAATTTAAGCCAATTAGATCTTAATCAATTAGTGCGTGACGTCCTTGATCTGTATGAACTGACAGGGGTGACGCTTAAAGTAAATCTCGCTAAGCAGACACTTGATGTGCTTGGGGACAACACGATGTTGAGACAGGTGTTACATAATCTGTTGCAGAATGCACAAGATGCGTTAGAGGGCGTGGATGCACCAACCATTGAGGTAACAACATCAAAGCTTGTTGATCATGTTCAATTAACTGTCATGGATAACGGTGCCGGCTTTCCTATCGAGATTATGTCTCGTGCATTTGAGCCATATATGACGACTAAACACCATGGCACAGGTTTGGGGTTAGCGATCGTGAAAAAAATTGTAGAAGAACATCAGGGTACGATCAATATCGAGAACCGAAAAGGTGCGTCTCATCAAGACAGCGGAGCCATTGTGATTGTGACCTTGCCGCTTCAACAATTAGCATCTAAAAAACCAAGTATTAACGGTAAAAAGGCAGATTAG
- the def gene encoding peptide deformylase: MAILDILNYPDARLYTVAKPVVQVDTKIQRLIDDMAETMYEAPGIGLAATQVNVHQQIIVIDISESKNKLQVFINPKIKAKTGSQEYEEGCLSVPGVYENVTRAEAVVIEALDRNGTPFVMEADGLMAVCIQHEMDHLLGKVFVQYLSPLKQNRIKTKMQKMQRGR; this comes from the coding sequence ATGGCAATATTAGACATACTTAATTATCCAGATGCACGTTTATATACGGTTGCAAAGCCGGTGGTGCAAGTGGACACAAAAATCCAGCGTTTGATCGATGACATGGCTGAAACCATGTACGAAGCGCCAGGCATCGGTTTGGCTGCGACTCAGGTGAATGTGCACCAACAAATTATCGTCATTGATATCAGCGAATCTAAAAATAAGCTGCAGGTATTTATCAATCCTAAAATTAAGGCTAAGACGGGCTCGCAAGAATATGAAGAGGGTTGTTTATCTGTTCCTGGTGTTTATGAAAACGTCACGCGTGCAGAGGCCGTAGTGATTGAGGCCTTGGATAGAAATGGGACGCCTTTTGTGATGGAAGCCGACGGCTTGATGGCTGTATGTATTCAACATGAAATGGACCATTTGCTTGGGAAGGTCTTTGTCCAATATTTGTCTCCGCTTAAACAGAATCGCATTAAAACCAAAATGCAGAAAATGCAGCGCGGTCGATAA
- the xth gene encoding exodeoxyribonuclease III, with product MKIATWNVNSLNVRLPHVLDWLVANKPDALCLQETKQEDSKFPYEALKEAGYNAIHSGQKTYNGVAIISPHKLDDTHMGIPHFADEQKRLIAATINGVRIVCVYIPNGQAVGSDKYAYKLGWLQAFTAWLSTEIKQHPKLALLGDYNIAPEDIDCHDPVAWVGQVLVSEPEREAFKAFTQLGLEDSFRLFEKGEGQFSWWDYRMAGFRRNLGMRIDHILVTPELSKVSTASYIDKAPRKLERPSDHTPVVLEFNH from the coding sequence ATGAAAATCGCCACCTGGAACGTTAACTCACTCAATGTGCGCTTGCCACACGTGTTGGATTGGCTCGTCGCCAACAAGCCCGATGCTTTGTGCTTGCAAGAAACCAAACAAGAAGACAGCAAGTTTCCTTATGAAGCGTTAAAAGAAGCTGGCTACAACGCGATTCACAGCGGACAAAAAACGTATAACGGTGTTGCCATTATTAGTCCTCACAAATTAGACGATACCCACATGGGCATTCCTCATTTTGCAGACGAGCAAAAACGCTTGATTGCCGCGACGATTAATGGCGTTCGTATTGTGTGTGTTTATATCCCAAATGGCCAAGCAGTAGGTTCAGACAAATACGCTTACAAGCTTGGTTGGTTACAGGCATTTACTGCTTGGCTCAGCACCGAAATCAAACAGCACCCTAAGCTTGCCTTGTTAGGTGATTACAACATTGCACCAGAAGATATTGATTGTCACGACCCTGTGGCCTGGGTAGGCCAAGTACTCGTGAGTGAACCAGAGCGTGAAGCTTTCAAAGCGTTTACGCAATTAGGGTTAGAAGACAGCTTCCGCCTATTTGAAAAAGGTGAAGGACAATTTAGCTGGTGGGATTACCGTATGGCAGGGTTTAGACGTAATTTAGGTATGCGAATTGACCACATTTTAGTGACGCCTGAACTCAGCAAAGTCAGCACAGCTAGCTATATCGACAAAGCCCCACGTAAATTAGAGCGTCCTAGTGACCACACCCCTGTGGTACTGGAATTCAATCATTAA
- the dprA gene encoding DNA-processing protein DprA: MTIQENKENSLWICLQNIHGLGGQGICKLLQQFGSPENIFNASHQALQQVVSEDVASSIKQGTNLDEAASVLAWLEKENNHLITLAETHYPQALLEIPDPPPVLYAKGDLSCLTMPTIAMVGSRNASVQGEKNAEDFAYALSEQGFCIVSGMALGIDGAAHRGALKNKQGRTIAVVGTGLDIVYPAKHRELAHKIVGQGLIISEFPIGTPSRPQNFPRRNRIISGLSLGCLVVEANTQSGSLITAKFAADQGREVFAIPGSIHSPMSKGCHELIKQGAKLVDCIQDITNELAPHLAHLISPASEKPESSEYTALLDLMGFDPINMEALIALTNLTSEGLSATLLVLELENKIASLPGGRYQRIG, from the coding sequence ATGACCATTCAAGAAAACAAAGAAAATTCTTTATGGATATGCTTACAGAACATTCATGGCCTTGGTGGCCAGGGGATCTGTAAGCTACTTCAGCAGTTTGGTTCTCCAGAAAATATTTTTAACGCCTCACATCAAGCCCTCCAGCAAGTGGTTTCGGAAGATGTCGCCAGCTCAATTAAGCAAGGCACTAATCTAGATGAAGCGGCATCAGTATTGGCTTGGCTAGAAAAAGAAAATAACCATCTTATTACACTTGCTGAGACGCATTATCCTCAAGCACTTTTAGAAATTCCCGACCCCCCGCCCGTGCTTTATGCCAAAGGTGATTTAAGCTGCTTAACGATGCCGACCATCGCGATGGTCGGCAGTAGAAACGCTTCTGTGCAGGGTGAAAAAAATGCTGAAGACTTTGCATATGCATTAAGCGAACAAGGGTTTTGCATTGTCAGTGGCATGGCACTTGGCATCGACGGAGCTGCACATCGGGGCGCACTAAAAAATAAGCAAGGGAGAACGATTGCAGTAGTTGGCACTGGCTTAGACATCGTTTATCCCGCTAAGCACCGCGAACTCGCGCACAAAATTGTCGGCCAAGGCTTGATCATCTCAGAATTTCCAATTGGCACACCCTCTCGCCCACAAAACTTTCCAAGGCGGAATCGCATTATTAGCGGCCTAAGTTTGGGGTGTTTAGTGGTGGAAGCGAACACGCAAAGCGGCTCACTCATTACTGCAAAATTTGCTGCTGACCAAGGTCGCGAGGTATTTGCAATCCCTGGCTCCATTCATTCTCCAATGTCCAAAGGCTGTCACGAGCTCATTAAACAAGGTGCAAAATTAGTCGATTGCATTCAAGACATCACAAACGAATTGGCGCCACATCTCGCACACCTCATTAGCCCAGCTTCGGAAAAACCTGAAAGCTCAGAATACACGGCCTTGCTTGACTTAATGGGATTTGACCCCATTAATATGGAAGCACTCATTGCGCTGACCAACTTGACGAGTGAAGGCCTTTCGGCCACACTACTCGTGCTGGAGTTGGAAAATAAAATAGCTTCTCTACCAGGAGGTCGTTATCAGCGTATCGGCTAA